The genomic DNA CTCACCGAGCAGATCGACACCACCACGTCGGGCGGGATGCTCGTGTTCAACATCTTCGGCTCGCTCGCCCAGTTCGAGCGCGACCTGATCCGCGAGCGCACCAACGCCGGGCTGAAGGCAGCGCGGGAACGGGGGAGCCTTGGCGGTCATCGTCCGGTCATCACGCCTGACAAATTGCGTAAGGCGCGCGATCATATCGCGGCAGGGCTGACGGTTCGCGAAGCGGCCACGCGCCTCAAGGTCGGCAAAACCGCGCTCTACAAGGCGCTCGAAGGCACCGCTGCTAAAACCGCGGTCAAAGCATGAGGAAAGAGTGATGCACGAACGCGATCCCAACATCGTCACCTCGAGCCTGTCTGGTTTCGTCACCGAGCAGGGCGTCACCGTGAGAGTGAACATCATCCGGTTGGAAAATGAGCCGGGCTGGTCGCTTGAGATCGAAAACGAACATGGAACGTCTACGGTCTGGGACGACCTGTTCGCGACTGATGATGCCGCGCATGCCGCCTTCCGTCAGACCGTCGATGAAGAAGGTATGCGCGCCTTCCTCGACCAGGCTGTCGTCATACCCTTCCGACGTTAGCACCGTCAGCGTTCGCCGTTCGTTCGATCCTAGCGTACGTAGTCACCCCTGAAAAACCCCAACCACCCAACGACCGCAAGGCCTTGATGTCTGCACCGGCGTGCCAAAACTACCGGTGTTCGCTAAGCTGAAGGCTGGTTTCTTGCAATTTCCGCCCATGCGTACACGCCGTCCTGCTGCCGAGACAGACCCGCCGATTGCAGACCGGTAGCGGCATCGAAAGCCGCACTCTGGCGTCGCTGGAATACGGTTGGAAGGAAGGCCGCGACCCGCTCACGAACCGCGACGTGCTGGTGATCGATGAAGCCGGCATGGTTGGCAGTCGTCAGCTTGACCGGGTGCTGAAACATGCTGACCAAGCCGGCGCAAAAGTGGTGTTGCTGGGCGACGACAAGCAGCTTTCGGCGATCGAGGCCGGCGCGGGCTTCCGTGCCATCACCGAGCGCACCGGGGCGACGGAAATCACCGAGATACGGCGGCAGCGCGATAGCTGGGCACGCGAGGCAAGCGCCGAGTTTGCGCGCGGCGACGTGCGCACGGCGCTGGACGCCTACCACGAGCGCGGCAATGTCCGCATGGTGGAGAGCCGCGACGATGCCAAGGCGGCCGTGGCGGCCGACTACCTGGCCGACCGTCAACGGGGCGGCTCGGCGATCGTCCTGGCGCACTCGAACAACGATGTTGCCGGGTTGAACCAGGCCATTCGCTCGGCGCGGGCCGAGGCCGGCGAGCTGGGGCCATCGGCCGAGATTGAGACGAGCCGGGGTAAGCGCGATTTCGCCCAGGGCGACCGGCTGCTGTTCTTGAAGAACGACCGGCACCTAGACGTGAAGAACGGCACGCTCGGGACGGTACAGAAGGCCGAGGATGGCCGCTTGTCCGTGAGGCTCGATAACGGCCGGGAGGTCGGATTTTCGGCCAAGGATTACGAGCATATCGACCACGGCTATGCGGTGACGGTCCACAAGTCGCAGGGGGTGACCGTCGATCGTTCTTATGTGCTGGCGACGCCTGGCATGGACCGCAGCTTGGCCTATGTCGGCATGACCCGGCATCGGGACAGTGCGACCTTGTATGCGGGTGCGGATGATTTCACCGAGCGGCAGTCCGGCCGATTGGTAGAGCACGGCGCAGCACCCTATGAGCACGATCCGCAGAACGGGCAAAGCTACTTCGCTAGACTCGAAACGAACACAGGCAAGCAGCACACACTTTGGGGCGTGGACCTTGAGCGGGCTATTGCCGATCGAGGTGCCAAGATCGGCGATCGGATTAGTTTCGAGCATGTAGGGTCTGAAACTGTCCATCTGCCTGACGGCGAGGCCGTTGAGCGCAATAGCTGGTGTGTCCGCGATGGTTCCGAGCTGGTCTATGAGAAGTTGGCTCGGCAGCTTTCCAGGGCGCGGCCGAAGGAAAGCACGCTCGATTTTGCCGAGCGCCACGGTGTGGAGGTAGACGAGGGTATATGGACCGTTTCCAAGCTCGATCCAGCGAAGGCGAAGGCCTTGGCCGAAAGCCTCGCCCAGAGGCCCGCAGCGGCCGCCCAGGGCGCTGCGTCCAAGGAGGCCGGCAAGACCAGCTTCGAGCGGCTGGATGGTGCGGAGAAGGTCGCCACGGCGGCAAGCGCCAGACAGGAGCCGCCGGCCCCGGTGAAATCCCGTACCCAGGAAATCATGCAGGCCAGGCAGCAGGCCGCGTTTGCGAA from Xanthomonas fragariae includes the following:
- a CDS encoding recombinase family protein, whose product is MALIGYARVSTGDQKLALQHDALSAAGCERMFDDHASGAKTDRPGLAEALAYLRAGDTLVVWKLDRLGRSMSHLIEKVGELASRGVGFRSLTEQIDTTTSGGMLVFNIFGSLAQFERDLIRERTNAGLKAARERGSLGGHRPVITPDKLRKARDHIAAGLTVREAATRLKVGKTALYKALEGTAAKTAVKA
- a CDS encoding AAA family ATPase produces the protein MQTGSGIESRTLASLEYGWKEGRDPLTNRDVLVIDEAGMVGSRQLDRVLKHADQAGAKVVLLGDDKQLSAIEAGAGFRAITERTGATEITEIRRQRDSWAREASAEFARGDVRTALDAYHERGNVRMVESRDDAKAAVAADYLADRQRGGSAIVLAHSNNDVAGLNQAIRSARAEAGELGPSAEIETSRGKRDFAQGDRLLFLKNDRHLDVKNGTLGTVQKAEDGRLSVRLDNGREVGFSAKDYEHIDHGYAVTVHKSQGVTVDRSYVLATPGMDRSLAYVGMTRHRDSATLYAGADDFTERQSGRLVEHGAAPYEHDPQNGQSYFARLETNTGKQHTLWGVDLERAIADRGAKIGDRISFEHVGSETVHLPDGEAVERNSWCVRDGSELVYEKLARQLSRARPKESTLDFAERHGVEVDEGIWTVSKLDPAKAKALAESLAQRPAAAAQGAASKEAGKTSFERLDGAEKVATAASARQEPPAPVKSRTQEIMQARQQAAFAKLKERAAPGAGESSKPDPDERRRQAAKIVTEAAQRSAEKAGKPIGEQA